One Pyrus communis chromosome 4, drPyrComm1.1, whole genome shotgun sequence genomic region harbors:
- the LOC137733031 gene encoding LEAF RUST 10 DISEASE-RESISTANCEUS RECEPTOR-LIKE PROTEIN KINASE-like 1.5, producing MQNLNFFSFHDYWNFTLYTPFSLPFPSTSMPPPPLPPHSVALSVLILLTLYSAATAAHSCFPKPSSSSTFSCPPFTSPPPFPFSSSPGCGHPSFQIKCSAPHSTISINNLSFSLIGYDPIASSLLLSPHTTNSTVTNCSSSNYPSIPSRSINISATPFRISDASCSRLSVLEPCFPPNLPNCSHCPWDCKLIKHPLKLLNDCGSPHRPVTQQGCHDDVLSFLDDFLKIGIELEWDEAQDSYFSSCRACKSNNGFCGFNSSDPNKPFLCFYDETHLTPPWISKDNPNRIAILSSVFTLACFLLVVSVVIAVFRSKRLSSAATEEDPTTLFLHRHRSANLLPPVFTYEELESSTNQFDPKRKIGDGGFGSVYLGQLYDGRVVAVKHLHKPLRGAAASGKAFSNKCFCNEILILSSIDHPNLVKLHGYCSDPRGLLLVYDYVPNGTLADHLHGPKSLYRKGSMTWQVRVDVALQTAMVMEYLHFSVVPPVVHRDITSSNIFVEKDMRIKVGDFGLSRLLVFPERTSSSSGYVWTGPQGTPGYLDPDYHRSFRLTDKSDVYSFGVVLLELVSGLKAVDQRRDKRELALADLVVQKIQTGLLHQVVDPVLVVDGDVSDGVYAAAELAFRCVAADKDDRPDAKEVVEELKRIRNRIRGVSRASSSNVMGEDVAKG from the coding sequence ATGcaaaatctcaattttttttcctttcatgaCTACTGGAACTTCACTCTTTACACTCCCTTCTCACTCCCATTCCCTTCCACATCCATGCctccaccaccactaccaccacactCCGTCGCGCTCTCAGTCCTGATCCTCCTAACACTCTACTCAGCTGCCACCGCCGCCCACTCATGTTTCCCAAAACCATCGTCCTCCTCCACATTTTCATGTCCACCATTCACTTCACCGCCGCCGTTCCCCTTCTCTTCTTCACCAGGCTGCGGTCACCCTTCTTTCCAAATCAAATGCTCTGCCCCCCACTCCACCATCTCCATCAAtaacctctctttctctctcatcggCTACGATCCCATCGCCTCCTCACTTCTCCTCTCTCCCCACACCACCAACTCAACAGTCACAAACTGCTCGTCCTCTAACTATCCTTCCATTCCTAGCCGCTCGATCAACATCTCCGCCACCCCATTCCGAATATCCGACGCCTCCTGCTCCCGCCTCTCAGTTCTCGAGCCTTGCTTCCCGCCAAATCTTCCCAACTGCAGCCATTGCCCTTGGGACTGCAAGCTCATCAAACACCCACTCAAGCTTCTCAACGACTGCGGATCTCCGCACCGCCCTGTCACCCAGCAGGGCTGCCACGACGACGTCTTGAGCTTTCTCGACGATTTCCTCAAAATTGGGATCGAGCTGGAGTGGGACGAAGCTCAAGACTCTTACTTTTCCAGCTGCAGAGCTTGCAAGTCCAACAATGGCTTCTGCGGCTTTAACTCCTCCGACCCAAATAAGCCATTCCTCTGTTTTTACGACGAAACTCACCTCACGCCGCCGTGGATTAGCAAAGACAACCCGAATCGAATCGCCATCTTGTCCTCCGTGTTCACATTGGCTTGCTTCCTACTCGTCGTCTCTGTTGTCATAGCCGTCTTCAGGTCCAAAAGATTAAGCTCCGCTGCAACAGAAGAAGACCCAACAACTCTGTTCCTCCACCGCCACCGCTCCGCCAACCTCCTCCCGCCAGTTTTCACATACGAAGAGCTTGAATCCTCAACAAACCAATTCGACCCGAAACGCAAAATCGGGGACGGCGGGTTCGGGTCTGTATATCTGGGTCAGCTCTACGACGGCAGAGTCGTTGCCGTAAAACACCTCCACAAACCCCTCCGCGGCGCCGCCGCATCCGGTAAAGCCTTCTCCAACAAATGCTTCTGTAACGAAATCCTAATACTCTCCTCCATTGACCACCCAAATTTAGTCAAACTCCACGGCTACTGCAGCGACCCGAGAGGCCTCCTTCTCGTCTACGACTACGTCCCCAACGGCACCCTCGCGGACCACCTCCACGGCCCCAAGAGCCTCTACCGGAAAGGGTCGATGACGTGGCAGGTGAGAGTCGACGTTGCTCTGCAAACCGCAATGGTTATGGAGTACCTGCACTTCTCGGTGGTGCCACCGGTGGTCCATAGAGACATAACGTCGTCGAATATCTTCGTCGAGAAAGATATGCGGATTAAAGTCGGGGACTTTGGGCTTTCCAGGCTCTTGGTTTTCCCCGAAAGGACGTCGTCCAGTTCCGGGTACGTTTGGACCGGCCCGCAGGGGACGCCTGGGTACTTGGACCCGGATTACCACCGGTCGTTCCGGTTGACCGACAAGAGTGACGTGTACAGTTTCGGTGTCGTTTTACTGGAGCTAGTTTCGGGGCTGAAGGCGGTGGACCAGCGGAGGGACAAGAGGGAGCTGGCGCTGGCGGATTTGGTGGTGCAGAAAATCCAGACGGGCCTGCTACACCAGGTGGTGGACCCGGTTCTGGTTGTCGACGGGGACGTATCCGACGGCGTGTATGCGGCGGCTGAGCTGGCGTTCAGGTGCGTTGCGGCGGATAAGGACGACAGGCCGGACGCCAAGGAAGTGGTGGAGGAGCTGAAGCGGATCAGGAACCGCATACGTGGGGTGTCCCGGGCTTCGAGTTCGAACGTGATGGGTGAGGACGTGGCAAAGGGATGA
- the LOC137731657 gene encoding uncharacterized protein, whose product MKGELKVDKFGYEVRTSSDACISAINAFYDQVLNYGRRRSVILEAAAHDGQCVLANILAAHFLSSSDPSRAPPHLQAAKSQLEQATPYEKAVFAAVNSLISVDRDDDVAFELHSKLLKCFPKDLASLKRAQVLCFYIARPDLSLDLVQQVLPSNEKEDYVYGMLAFPLLELGRMEEAEKAAKKGYEINKHDNWVQHNMCHVLQYNCHFKEAVEFMEECSPSWDLCSSFMLTHNWWHVALCYLEGHAPIQRIRDLYDHRIWKELEKPDAARPEVYLNALGLLLRVHVRGEMDAFEDHLKTLANCVTDQANWYLEWHLDVLILWALTCTGEISKAEELLKGLKSRIAKMNKKKQQFMQNAMLLAEATYEYGKGNEKQALELLGPEFDADNCKMIGASGEQLDIFNEVWYCMLLNNGQAAKAIEVLEKRIKTREGIPFFWRLLERGYKLAGREEEAATASEEAKRLENAYFP is encoded by the exons ATGAAGGGAGAGTTAAAAGTGGACAAGTTTGGATACGAGGTGAGGACCTCTTCAGACGCCTGCATCTCCGCCATCAACGCCTTCTACGACCAG GTTTTGAATTATGGCCGACGGCGGTCAGTGATATTGGAGGCGGCAGCGCACGACGGCCAGTGCGTGCTTGCTAACATACTGGCTGCCCATTTCCTCTCCTCCTCCGATCCTTCTCGTGCTCCTCCTCATCTCCAAGCCGCCAAGTCCCAGCTG GAACAAGCTACCCCGTACGAGAAAGCAGTGTTTGCTGCTGTCAATAGTTTGATTTCTGTGGATAGAGACGATGATGTTGCCTTTGAGTTGCATTCAAAG cTCTTGAAATGTTTCCCTAAAGATTTGGCTTCTCTGAAAAGGGCCCAAGTGCTCTGCTTCTACATTGCTCGACCTGATCTATCGTTGGATCTTGTTCAACAG GTTCTTCCCAGTAATGAAAAAGAAGATTACGTGTACGGCATGCTTGCTTTTCCTTTATTAGAGCTTGGACGAATGGAAGAGGCTGAGAAAGCTGCAAAAAAGGGATACGAGATCAACAAGCATGACAACTGGGTGCAACATAAT ATGTGCCATGTTCTTCAGTATAATTGCCACTTTAAAGAAGCAGTAGAGTTCATGGAAGAATGTTCACCTTCATGGGATTTGTGTTCGTCATTCAT GCTTACACACAATTGGTGGCACGTAGCTCTTTGTTATTTAGAAGGCCATGCTCCAATCCAAAGAATCCGAGATTTATACGACCATCGAATCTGGAAGGAGTTGGAGAAACCTGATGCTGCACGTCCAGAG GTCTACTTGAATGCCCTTGGGTTGTTGTTACGGGTGCATGTTCGAGGTGAAATGGATGCCTTTGAGGACCATTTGAAGACTTTAGCTAATTGTGTGACAGATCAA GCCAACTGGTATTTAGAGTGGCATCTTGACGTGTTAATTTTATGGGCGTTGACTTGTACTGGTGAAATTTCAAAGGCAGAAGAATTACTTAAGGGCTTAAAATCCAG AATTGCAAAGATGAACAAAAAGAAGCAACAGTTCATGCAGAATGCAATGCTG CTTGCAGAAGCCACGTACGAGTATGGGAAGGGTAATGAAAAACAAGCATTAGAATTGCTTGGTCCTGAATTTGATGCAGATAACTGCAAG ATGATCGGAGCATCGGGTGAACAGCTTGATATATTCAATGAAGTCTGGTACTGTATGCTGCTTAACAATGGACAAGCTGCAAAAG CGATTGAAGTGCTTGAGAAGCGGATCAAAACAAGAGAGGGTATCCCCTTCTTTTGGCGCCTGCTG GAGAGAGGCTATAAACTGGCGGGCAGGGAAGAGGAGGCAGCAACTGCAAGTGAGGAAGCCAAGCGTTTGGAGAACGCATATTTCCCGTAA